GATCGTGACGCCGTTATCGCGGCGGCGAGAGCAGCCGTCGATGCCCTCTGGACGATGCTCGACGGCATCCATCGGGGATGACCCTCGCGGCGGTTGCGCCTGAGGTCAAGTCGGCGCTAGTAGAGAGGCAAGCGTGACCGAGACGAATCGCTAACGGTTTGGCGGCGCGCATTGTTTAGGAGGCAATCACGATGGCCGATGACACCCTGATTTCAGCCGATTCCCATTTTGTCGAACCGCCCACGATGTGGGCCGAGCGCGTCGATAAACAATTCCGCGATCGCGCGCCCCATACGGTCAAAGGACTCAACGGCCGCGACGGCGAATGGTTCGTCTGCGAGAATATCACGCCGATGGCGGTGGCTGGGTTTTTCGGCGCCGGCGTACCCTCGCCGGATTTGCCGGCGCACAATAAAAAAACTTTTGACGAAGCGCCGAAGAGCGTCTGGGACGCGGCCTATCGGATCGCCGATCAGGATCGCGACGGCGTGCGCGCCGAAGTCATCTACACCTCGATGGGGATGCCGCTGTTCGGACTCGACGATGCCGGGCTACGCGCGGCTCTGTTCCGCGCCTTCAACGACTGGGCCTGCGAGTATTGCAGTCACGATCTCAAGCGACTGGTCCCGCTCGGGCTGATCACGCTCGAGGATATCCCGGGCGCAGTCGCGGAACTCGGCCGGATCGCCAAAAAGGGGATGCGCGGCGCGATGATCTGGGCGGAGCCGCCGAGCGACAAGCCCTATAGCGATCCCGCCTACGAGCCTTTTTGGGCGGCTGCAGCCGACCTCAACATGCCGCTCTCGCTGCACATCCTGACGGCGCGCGGCGGCACCGGCGCGAATCCGACGGCGGGCGGCAATTTCTTGCTCTCGCTCGCCAATCTGCATCATCAGATCGAGCGTTCGATCTCCGTTTTGGTCTTTGGCGGCGTTCTCGATAAATTTCCCAAGCTGCGGATCGTCTCGGCCGAGAACGACGTCGGCTGGATGGCCTATTTCATGTACCGGCTCGATACCGTGCAGAACCGCCTCGGCGCGCTTGGCGGACTCAAGTTGCCGCTGCGCGCGAGCGAGTACATCAAGCGGCAGGTATTTGCGACCTTCATCGCGGACCCGGTCTTCATCGATTCACTCCATCGCTACGGCGCCGACAACATCATGTGGTCGTCGGATTATCCGCACACAGCGGCGACCTTCCCGCGTTCGCGCGAGATCGTCGCGAAGCGATTCGGTACGCTGCCGCCGGAGCAGCTCTCGAAGATCGTCCGCGGCACAGCGGAGCGGGTGTACGGCCTGGGCTGACGCTCCCACGCGCGCAGCTGCCGCTGCGCGTACGCATATAGCGGGTCGGCACCTTCGACTCCCCTTTGTCATTCCCGGGCGTGGCTGCCGCGCGAGGAATCCCGGAGCGGTGTCTGGGGTCATCCTCCTCAGCCTGCATAGCGGGTTGCAACGTTTCGGCGCGATCTATAGCTTCGTTAGCTTGCCGCGGAACGCGGCAGCTTCGCGTCGCGGTGGGCAGGTAGCTCAGTCGGTAGAGCAGAAGACTGAAAATCTTCGTGTCGGCAGTTCGATTCTGCCCCTGCCCACCAGATAACACTGACCACTTAAATATAGGACCCCCCGGGACTCGCTGAGCAGTCCCGGGGGCCCTTATCGACGTGCTCGCTGGACTTCAATCAGTAGGTAACTGAACCCGATTCAGTGAATTGTTCGGCGCCGAAGATGCCCAACTCGCCCGGTGGAGTGCCGGGTGCGGCGAGCACCGCATTCGTAAAAGTAATAGTGATGGTGCCCGTCGCTGCCGCGAACTTTCCGCTTCCGGCGGTAACCGTGTACGTCAGCGCGCCACCCTGCGAACCGGTCGTGAGGCTAGCGCAAAAAGTGTCCGACGACGACGGCGTCGCCAGCAGAAAAACTTGTCCCTTGGCGAAGGTCGTCACCGCGTTCGACTGAACCAGAGTGTATTCGACGCCCGCAGTTGTGTCGGGCGCCGTGCAAGTGGTCGTCGTCGGCGACCATTCCGCAACGGTCTGACCTGTGTACGAGCCGCCCACGTTGTCTTTGCCGGAGTACGTTACGATGTCCGCGTCAGCGAGGCCGTCATAGCTGAAGACGGCAAAGGTAAATGATCCGTTGCCGGAGCCTTTGACAGTCTTCACGGTTTTCGCGGACGCCGAAGAAACCGCGAATATCGCTACCAT
The genomic region above belongs to Candidatus Binataceae bacterium and contains:
- a CDS encoding amidohydrolase family protein: MADDTLISADSHFVEPPTMWAERVDKQFRDRAPHTVKGLNGRDGEWFVCENITPMAVAGFFGAGVPSPDLPAHNKKTFDEAPKSVWDAAYRIADQDRDGVRAEVIYTSMGMPLFGLDDAGLRAALFRAFNDWACEYCSHDLKRLVPLGLITLEDIPGAVAELGRIAKKGMRGAMIWAEPPSDKPYSDPAYEPFWAAAADLNMPLSLHILTARGGTGANPTAGGNFLLSLANLHHQIERSISVLVFGGVLDKFPKLRIVSAENDVGWMAYFMYRLDTVQNRLGALGGLKLPLRASEYIKRQVFATFIADPVFIDSLHRYGADNIMWSSDYPHTAATFPRSREIVAKRFGTLPPEQLSKIVRGTAERVYGLG